One stretch of bacterium DNA includes these proteins:
- a CDS encoding deoxyhypusine synthase, which translates to MDGTISRFMTRHFRHFNAGTLVEAAEAWRRHLDRGGKMLVSMAGAMSTAELGISLAEMIRQDKVHAISCTGANLEEDIFNLVAHDKYERIPDWRNLDAEDELRLRKRRLSRVTDTCIPEEEAMRLVESVIIEDWIEADRAGERYFPHEFIYRILRRGALEQHYRIDPADSWVLAAAERNLPIFVPGWEDSTLGNVYASLVIQGKVRNPHTVRTGVEYMAELASWYTRAAETASIGFFQIGGGIAGDFAICVVPMLEQDLGISDVPRWGYFCQISDSTTSYGSYSGAVPNEKITWGKLDVDTPKFMIESDATIVAPLIFAYVLGW; encoded by the coding sequence TGGCGTCGGCACCTGGATCGTGGCGGCAAGATGCTGGTCTCGATGGCCGGCGCGATGAGCACCGCCGAGCTCGGGATCTCGCTGGCCGAGATGATCCGGCAGGACAAGGTTCACGCCATCTCGTGCACCGGCGCGAACCTCGAGGAGGACATCTTCAACCTCGTCGCCCACGACAAGTACGAGCGCATCCCGGACTGGCGGAACCTCGACGCGGAAGACGAGCTCCGGCTGCGCAAGCGCAGGTTGAGCCGGGTCACCGACACCTGCATCCCCGAGGAGGAGGCGATGCGCCTCGTGGAGTCGGTGATCATCGAGGACTGGATCGAGGCGGATCGCGCGGGTGAGCGATACTTCCCGCACGAGTTCATCTACCGGATCCTGCGTCGCGGCGCGCTGGAGCAGCACTACCGGATCGACCCCGCCGACTCCTGGGTCCTCGCCGCCGCCGAGCGCAACCTGCCGATCTTCGTTCCCGGCTGGGAGGACTCGACGCTGGGCAACGTCTACGCGAGTCTCGTGATCCAGGGAAAGGTCCGGAACCCGCACACGGTGCGTACCGGCGTCGAGTACATGGCCGAGCTGGCCTCGTGGTACACCCGCGCGGCGGAGACCGCCTCGATCGGCTTCTTCCAGATCGGGGGCGGGATCGCGGGCGACTTCGCGATCTGCGTGGTCCCGATGCTCGAGCAGGACCTCGGCATCTCGGACGTGCCGCGTTGGGGCTACTTCTGTCAGATCTCCGATTCGACCACGAGCTACGGCTCCTACTCCGGCGCGGTCCCCAACGAGAAGATCACCTGGGGCAAGCTGGACGTCGACACGCCGAAGTTCATGATCGAGTCGGACGCGACGATCGTGGCGCCCCTGATCTTCGCGTACGTGCTGGGCTGGTAG